A part of Girardinichthys multiradiatus isolate DD_20200921_A chromosome 12, DD_fGirMul_XY1, whole genome shotgun sequence genomic DNA contains:
- the LOC124878388 gene encoding nuclear receptor subfamily 6 group A member 1-A isoform X2, whose translation MEIEKRTNGFDYPERNNAKSVNGFYSGNPLETEPNDSMDDAADQRACLICGDRATGLHYGIISCEGCKGFFKRSICNKRVYRCSRDKNCEMSRKQRNRCQYCRLLKCLQMGMNRKAIREDGMPGGRNKSIGPVQITEEEIERIMTGQEFKEDAPEHTWGNNGDSDHSSPSNGASEGNQPSPASTLSSNRSVEMNGYTAALRDQYINTSLSTHYQLLPHLFSYAAQSGLLTPQPRNLYPQSHPLVLQLVAAEDLSPLTTPMLIEDGYKVTQVELFALLCRLADELLFRQISWIKKLPFFCELSIEDYTCLLSSTWQELILLSCLTIYSAQIFGDLANVTAKYTPSDDELQGFSEDGMEVMERLIYLFRKFHQLKISNEEYACMKAINFLNQDIRGLSNISQLEQLNKRYWYVCQDYTEYKYPHQPKRFPEIMMCLPEIRCIAGKLVNVPLEQLPLLFKAVLHSCKSSLTSYRTGPSPCVTVSSGN comes from the exons atgatgcagcagaTCAACGCGCTTGCCTTATTTGTGGAGATCGTGCCACAGGCCTGCATTATGGCATCATCTCCTGCGAAGGCTGCAAGGGCTTCTTCAAACGCAGCATCTGTAACAAGCGGGTGTACCGCTGCAGCCGGGACAAGAACTGCGAAATGTCCCGCAAGCAACGCAACCGCTGCCAGTATTGCCGTCTGCTCAAGTGTCTGCAGATGGGGATGAACCGGAAAG CAATCAGGGAGGATGGCATGCCAGGAGGGAGGAACAAAAGCATTGGGCCTGTTCAG ATCACAGAAGAAGAGATAGAGCGAATTATGACTGGGCAGGAGTTCAAGGAGGATGCCCCGGAGCACACCTGGGGAAACAACGGTGACAGCGACCACAGCTCCCCCAGCAACGGAGCCTCAGAGGGCAACCAGCCATCGCCCGCCTCCACTTTGTCATCCAA TCGATCTGTAGAGATGAATGGCTACACAGCAGCCCTCAGGGACCAGTACATCAACACCTCCTTATCCACACACTACCAACTCCTGCCTCACCTCTTCAGCTATGCTGCTCAGTCGGGCCTGCTGACTCCCCAGCCTCGCAACCTCTACCCACAGTCCCACCCTTTGGTGCTGCAGCTTGTGGCTGCTGAGGACCTATCCCCCCTGACCACCCCTATGCTCATAGAAGACGG gtACAAGGTAACACAAGTGGAGCTGTTTGCCCTGCTGTGTCGCTTGGCAGATGAGCTGCTCTTCCGACAGATCTCCTGGATCAAGAAGCTCCCTTTCTTCTGTGAGCTTTCTATAGAGGACTACACCTGCCTGCTCAGCTCCACCTGGCAGGAGCTAATCCTGCTCTCCTGCCTCACCATCTACAGCGCCCAGATCTTTGGAGACCTGGCCAACGTCACTGCCAAGTACACACCATCTGATGATGAGCTCCAGGG CTTCAGTGAAGATGGGATGGAAGTGATGGAGAGGTTGATATATCTGTTTCGCAAGTTCCACCAGTTAAAGATCAGCAATGAGGAGTACGCCTGTATGAAAGCCATCAACTTCCTTAACCAAG ATATCAGAGGATTGTCCAACATCTCCCAGCTTGAGCAGCTGAACAAGCGCTACTGGTACGTGTGCCAGGACTACACCGAGTACAAGTACCCTCATCAGCCCAAACGCTTTCCTGAGATCATGATGTGTCTGCCCGAGATCCGCTGCATTGCAG ggaagctggtgaaTGTCCCTCTGGAGCAGCTCCCGCTCCTGTTTAAAGCAGTCTTGCACTCCTGCAAATCCAGCCTGACCAGCTACAGAACCGGCCCATCGCCCTGCGTGACTGTGTCCTCTGGAAACTAA
- the LOC124878388 gene encoding nuclear receptor subfamily 6 group A member 1-A isoform X1 has product MEIEKRTNGFDYPERNNAKSVNGFYSGNPLETEPNDSMDAINESNLDDAADQRACLICGDRATGLHYGIISCEGCKGFFKRSICNKRVYRCSRDKNCEMSRKQRNRCQYCRLLKCLQMGMNRKAIREDGMPGGRNKSIGPVQITEEEIERIMTGQEFKEDAPEHTWGNNGDSDHSSPSNGASEGNQPSPASTLSSNRSVEMNGYTAALRDQYINTSLSTHYQLLPHLFSYAAQSGLLTPQPRNLYPQSHPLVLQLVAAEDLSPLTTPMLIEDGYKVTQVELFALLCRLADELLFRQISWIKKLPFFCELSIEDYTCLLSSTWQELILLSCLTIYSAQIFGDLANVTAKYTPSDDELQGFSEDGMEVMERLIYLFRKFHQLKISNEEYACMKAINFLNQDIRGLSNISQLEQLNKRYWYVCQDYTEYKYPHQPKRFPEIMMCLPEIRCIAGKLVNVPLEQLPLLFKAVLHSCKSSLTSYRTGPSPCVTVSSGN; this is encoded by the exons atgatgcagcagaTCAACGCGCTTGCCTTATTTGTGGAGATCGTGCCACAGGCCTGCATTATGGCATCATCTCCTGCGAAGGCTGCAAGGGCTTCTTCAAACGCAGCATCTGTAACAAGCGGGTGTACCGCTGCAGCCGGGACAAGAACTGCGAAATGTCCCGCAAGCAACGCAACCGCTGCCAGTATTGCCGTCTGCTCAAGTGTCTGCAGATGGGGATGAACCGGAAAG CAATCAGGGAGGATGGCATGCCAGGAGGGAGGAACAAAAGCATTGGGCCTGTTCAG ATCACAGAAGAAGAGATAGAGCGAATTATGACTGGGCAGGAGTTCAAGGAGGATGCCCCGGAGCACACCTGGGGAAACAACGGTGACAGCGACCACAGCTCCCCCAGCAACGGAGCCTCAGAGGGCAACCAGCCATCGCCCGCCTCCACTTTGTCATCCAA TCGATCTGTAGAGATGAATGGCTACACAGCAGCCCTCAGGGACCAGTACATCAACACCTCCTTATCCACACACTACCAACTCCTGCCTCACCTCTTCAGCTATGCTGCTCAGTCGGGCCTGCTGACTCCCCAGCCTCGCAACCTCTACCCACAGTCCCACCCTTTGGTGCTGCAGCTTGTGGCTGCTGAGGACCTATCCCCCCTGACCACCCCTATGCTCATAGAAGACGG gtACAAGGTAACACAAGTGGAGCTGTTTGCCCTGCTGTGTCGCTTGGCAGATGAGCTGCTCTTCCGACAGATCTCCTGGATCAAGAAGCTCCCTTTCTTCTGTGAGCTTTCTATAGAGGACTACACCTGCCTGCTCAGCTCCACCTGGCAGGAGCTAATCCTGCTCTCCTGCCTCACCATCTACAGCGCCCAGATCTTTGGAGACCTGGCCAACGTCACTGCCAAGTACACACCATCTGATGATGAGCTCCAGGG CTTCAGTGAAGATGGGATGGAAGTGATGGAGAGGTTGATATATCTGTTTCGCAAGTTCCACCAGTTAAAGATCAGCAATGAGGAGTACGCCTGTATGAAAGCCATCAACTTCCTTAACCAAG ATATCAGAGGATTGTCCAACATCTCCCAGCTTGAGCAGCTGAACAAGCGCTACTGGTACGTGTGCCAGGACTACACCGAGTACAAGTACCCTCATCAGCCCAAACGCTTTCCTGAGATCATGATGTGTCTGCCCGAGATCCGCTGCATTGCAG ggaagctggtgaaTGTCCCTCTGGAGCAGCTCCCGCTCCTGTTTAAAGCAGTCTTGCACTCCTGCAAATCCAGCCTGACCAGCTACAGAACCGGCCCATCGCCCTGCGTGACTGTGTCCTCTGGAAACTAA
- the LOC124878388 gene encoding nuclear receptor subfamily 6 group A member 1-A isoform X3 — translation MDTWEDDAADQRACLICGDRATGLHYGIISCEGCKGFFKRSICNKRVYRCSRDKNCEMSRKQRNRCQYCRLLKCLQMGMNRKAIREDGMPGGRNKSIGPVQITEEEIERIMTGQEFKEDAPEHTWGNNGDSDHSSPSNGASEGNQPSPASTLSSNRSVEMNGYTAALRDQYINTSLSTHYQLLPHLFSYAAQSGLLTPQPRNLYPQSHPLVLQLVAAEDLSPLTTPMLIEDGYKVTQVELFALLCRLADELLFRQISWIKKLPFFCELSIEDYTCLLSSTWQELILLSCLTIYSAQIFGDLANVTAKYTPSDDELQGFSEDGMEVMERLIYLFRKFHQLKISNEEYACMKAINFLNQDIRGLSNISQLEQLNKRYWYVCQDYTEYKYPHQPKRFPEIMMCLPEIRCIAGKLVNVPLEQLPLLFKAVLHSCKSSLTSYRTGPSPCVTVSSGN, via the exons ATGGATACATGGGAAG atgatgcagcagaTCAACGCGCTTGCCTTATTTGTGGAGATCGTGCCACAGGCCTGCATTATGGCATCATCTCCTGCGAAGGCTGCAAGGGCTTCTTCAAACGCAGCATCTGTAACAAGCGGGTGTACCGCTGCAGCCGGGACAAGAACTGCGAAATGTCCCGCAAGCAACGCAACCGCTGCCAGTATTGCCGTCTGCTCAAGTGTCTGCAGATGGGGATGAACCGGAAAG CAATCAGGGAGGATGGCATGCCAGGAGGGAGGAACAAAAGCATTGGGCCTGTTCAG ATCACAGAAGAAGAGATAGAGCGAATTATGACTGGGCAGGAGTTCAAGGAGGATGCCCCGGAGCACACCTGGGGAAACAACGGTGACAGCGACCACAGCTCCCCCAGCAACGGAGCCTCAGAGGGCAACCAGCCATCGCCCGCCTCCACTTTGTCATCCAA TCGATCTGTAGAGATGAATGGCTACACAGCAGCCCTCAGGGACCAGTACATCAACACCTCCTTATCCACACACTACCAACTCCTGCCTCACCTCTTCAGCTATGCTGCTCAGTCGGGCCTGCTGACTCCCCAGCCTCGCAACCTCTACCCACAGTCCCACCCTTTGGTGCTGCAGCTTGTGGCTGCTGAGGACCTATCCCCCCTGACCACCCCTATGCTCATAGAAGACGG gtACAAGGTAACACAAGTGGAGCTGTTTGCCCTGCTGTGTCGCTTGGCAGATGAGCTGCTCTTCCGACAGATCTCCTGGATCAAGAAGCTCCCTTTCTTCTGTGAGCTTTCTATAGAGGACTACACCTGCCTGCTCAGCTCCACCTGGCAGGAGCTAATCCTGCTCTCCTGCCTCACCATCTACAGCGCCCAGATCTTTGGAGACCTGGCCAACGTCACTGCCAAGTACACACCATCTGATGATGAGCTCCAGGG CTTCAGTGAAGATGGGATGGAAGTGATGGAGAGGTTGATATATCTGTTTCGCAAGTTCCACCAGTTAAAGATCAGCAATGAGGAGTACGCCTGTATGAAAGCCATCAACTTCCTTAACCAAG ATATCAGAGGATTGTCCAACATCTCCCAGCTTGAGCAGCTGAACAAGCGCTACTGGTACGTGTGCCAGGACTACACCGAGTACAAGTACCCTCATCAGCCCAAACGCTTTCCTGAGATCATGATGTGTCTGCCCGAGATCCGCTGCATTGCAG ggaagctggtgaaTGTCCCTCTGGAGCAGCTCCCGCTCCTGTTTAAAGCAGTCTTGCACTCCTGCAAATCCAGCCTGACCAGCTACAGAACCGGCCCATCGCCCTGCGTGACTGTGTCCTCTGGAAACTAA